In one window of Candidatus Hepatobacter penaei DNA:
- a CDS encoding ClpXP protease specificity-enhancing factor SspB has product MEFQYESRVQEALRRVVREVLEEAASKGLPDPHHFYISLRTNYPGVQFPEAVKKANPKEITIVLQHQFWDLKVDEDGFSVVLTFQDIPQTVYVPFHALLSFMDPGVRFGLHFTPPPASETKPDASAKATTFSKKAKKEDSDGKVISLESFRRK; this is encoded by the coding sequence ATGGAATTTCAATATGAAAGCCGTGTTCAAGAGGCGCTAAGGCGCGTTGTGCGCGAAGTGTTGGAGGAAGCCGCCAGCAAAGGGCTCCCCGACCCTCATCACTTTTATATTTCCTTGCGCACCAATTATCCTGGGGTGCAGTTTCCTGAAGCCGTCAAAAAAGCCAACCCCAAAGAAATCACCATTGTTTTGCAGCACCAGTTTTGGGACCTCAAGGTGGATGAAGATGGTTTTTCTGTGGTGCTCACCTTTCAAGACATTCCTCAAACTGTGTATGTGCCCTTTCATGCGCTGCTTAGTTTTATGGACCCAGGGGTTCGCTTTGGCCTTCATTTTACGCCGCCCCCAGCTTCTGAAACGAAACCTGATGCGTCTGCCAAGGCCACCACGTTTTCTAAGAAAGCCAAAAAAGAAGACAGTGACGGCAAGGTCATTTCTTTGGAGAGCTTCCGCAGAAAATAA